The Haloplanus sp. GDY1 genomic sequence CAGAGGTCGACGATGGGTTCCGTGCCGAACGCCTCGACCCACTCGCGGAACGTCTGGCCCTCCTCGCGGTGGGCCGAGAACGCGCCGATCAGGCTGCGGATGGCGCCGGGTACCTCGTCGGCGGGCACGCGCTGGCTCACCCACTCGACGAAGCCCGGGTGGGGGCCGAGCCCCCCGCCGACGCCCACGTCCAGTGCCTCGACGATCTCGCCGTCCTTCTGGGCGCGCATCCCCTGCAACCCGATGTCGGCGGTGTAGGCGTGCCCGCAGTCGGCCGTACAGCCCGAGTAGTGGATCTTGATCGTCTCCACGTCGTCGGGGACCTCGACGTTCTCGTTGAGCCAGCGCAGCGTCCGCGTCAGCCGCAACTTCGTCTCGGTCAGCGCCAGCCCGCAGAACTCGGTGCCGGTACACGCCATCCCGCCCCGCTCGAACGGCGTCGGCTCGGGACGGTGGGTCGAAAGCAGCGGTTCGTCGAGGAGCACGTCCACCGACTCCTCGTCGACGTCCATGACGAGCGGGTTCTGCCGGCGGGTGAGCCTGATCTCGCCGGAGCCGTACGCCTCCGCGAGGTCGGCCAGCGCGATGGTCTCCCGGGCCGTCAGCCGTCCGACGGGCACCGAGAGGCCGACGTAGTAGTCGCCGCTGGGCTGCTCGTGGACGCCCACGTGGTCGTGCTTGCCCGCCTCGGGCGGCCTGCCCGCGTTGTACGTGTACTCCTCGCGGAAGTTCCGACCCCGGCGGTGGAGGTCGACGTCGACGTACTCCGCCTGGAGCAGGTCCCGGATCGCCTCCGTCCCCTCCTCGTCGACGAAGAACCGACTGCGGTTCTGCTGGCGGTTGTCCCGGCGGCCGTGTTCGTGGTACAGTTCCACGAACCCGCGGACCACGTGGTAGGCGTTCTCCCGCCGGACGAAGACGTCGAGGTCGCGGGCGCGGCGCGGTTCGCGTCCCCCGAGACCGCCGCCGATCCGGACGTTGAACCCCGTGACGACCTCGCCGTCGATCTCCTTCTCGGCGGGTTCGAGTCCGATGCCGTTGATCGCGTCCTGGGCACACCCCTCGCGGCAGCCCGTGACGCTGATGTTGAACTTCCGGGGCATGTTGGCGAGGGCGTCGTCGCCACGGAGGTCCTCCTGGAGGCGCTCCAGCAGGTCGCTCGTCTCGATCAACTGCGCTTCGTCCTTCCCGGCGACCGGACAGCCGACGATGTTGCGCATCGTGTCGCCGCCCGACGACCGGGTCGTCACGCCGACGGACTCCAGCTTCTCCCAGATGGCGGGCACGTCCTCCAGGTTGATCCAGTGGAGCTGGATCGACTGCCGGGTCGTCAGGTCGATCCACGCGTCGCCGAACTCGGGGTTGTCGACCGGTCCCGTGGCGTACTCCCGGGCCACCTCGCCGATGGCCCGGAGCTGTTCGGCGGTCAGCTGCCCGTTCGCGTTCGTCAGGCGCATCATGAAGTAGCTCTCCTGCCCGTCACGCTGGTGGAAGACCCCCCAGAACTTGAACCGCGAGAACCACTTGTCCCGCTCCTCCTCGGGGATGGACTCCCACCCCTCCTCGGCGAACTCGACGAGTTTCTCGCGAACCTCGTCGCCGTACATCCCCTCTTTCCACGTCTCCTTCTCGTTACTCACCGCGACCACCTCGGTTCGGTGTCCGTCCATCTTTTCCATCGATCTGCCCAGTACGTTCAACGTTTGGCATACGAGAGTTACTGTTGATAGCGAAGTAAAAGCATATCCGTTTACAAACGGGTATTTCATCTCGTCTCTGTCGATAGTCGTCCGGTTTATTATGGAATACCCCGTGTATAAGGTTGTAATACGTTCACGAAATCCCCGTTCGATGGACGTTCGTCCACCTATTTCCGGTCGTCGTCGGGGTCGCGCCGCCGGCCCGCCCCGCGCGAGCGCCGGGCGGCGCGCGCCGCTCAGTCGTCGTCGGCGCTACTGAAGTTCGGCGTCGCGGGCGACCCGCTCGGCAGCTCCAGCTTGTACGACTCGTTGATGTACCAGTACGCCGCACCCATCATGACGACGCCGGCGAAGGCGTTGCCGACGGTGACGATGGAGATGTTGTAGAGCCACCCGCCCCAGGAGACGGCCGCCGTCGAATGTGGCAGGAGGTTCGCGAGCGTCAGCACGGTCATGTTGGCGACGCTGTGTTCGAAGCCCGCGCCGATGAACGCCAGCAGGCACCACCACACCATCACGAGTTTGGCGACGGCGTTCTCCAGCCGGAAGTTGCACCACACCGCCAGCACCACCAGCCAGTTGCAGAACACCGCCTGAATGAACAGTTCCAGCGGCGTGAGCGTCATCTTGGTCGCCCCCACCGACGCGACGAGCGTCGAGTCGGCGAAGACGCCGCCGTAGGCCGCCATCCCGGCCACCAGCACCGACCCGAAGAGGTTGCCGATCCACGAGTAGGTCCAGACCCGCCCGAGGTCGAACCAGTCCGTCGCCCCCTCCAGCGCGCCGACGCCCATGATCATCGCGTTGCCGGTGAACAGCTCCGACCCGGCGATGAGGACGAGGCTGAGCGCCAGCCCGAAGGTGGCGGCCATCACGATGCCCGTGAGCGGTTCGAACGGCGTCCCCAGCAGCGAGGTGCCGAAGACGAACACCAGCACGATGGCCAGCCCGATGTACGCCCCCGCCATCGCGGCGTGGATCAGGTACGCCGGCAGCCGCTTGTCGATCAGTTCCACCTGTGCCGCCGCGGCGTCCGCGATGTCGGCGAGTTCGTCGTCGTACATCTCAGACGCTCCCCGCGATCCGCCCGCGCTGCCCGTCCGTCACCGATTCTCTCCGGAATGTGGCCGATTCGGCTTCCGAATCCGAAGCAACTACCTGTTTGTTCATCTGTGTGTGGTTCTGGAAACCGAACGTCTACATTTAACTCTGTCCATTCCACATATTATCTTTTCTAAGGCATATAATGGCGTACTCGCGCTCGGCCGCGGGCCGACGCCTACCCGACGAGCCGGAGGACGGCCCAGATGCCGACTGCGGCGACCGGCGGGATGGTGAGGTTGTCGTCGATCACGTACCCCCCGATCACGGGCGTGTAGCCGTCGGCGAGGGTGGCGCCGGCGCCGCCGACGGCCGCGGCGAGAAGCGCCGTCGGGAGCGCGACGTGGGCCGCCAGCACGAGCGCCGCGAGCGAGAAACAGACCGCGAACATGGCCGCGAGGACGCCGACGCGTTTGGCCCGCCCCGCCTCGTTCGTGCCGAGGAGGCCGCTCACCGGGTCGCCGACGGTGAGCATGAGCATCCCGGGGACCGCGATCCGGGGATCGAAGACCCACGCCACGGCGGTCATGCTGAACATGTAGAGCGCGTAGCCGGCGACGTTGTCGCGTTCGTACTCCCGGGTGAGCGCCTCGTAGACGGCCCAGTCGAGGCCGACGAGGAGCCTGACCGCCTCCAGCACCCCGGCGACGACGGAGCCGACGACGAGGAGGAGGCCCAGCGTCCGCCACTCGACGAGATCGAGCAGGTAGAGCGCCGGCAACCCGGTGCCGCTGGCGTGGACGGCCCGTCGCCGGAGCTCGCCGCCCATCGTCAGGAGCGCGTGACGTCGGTCTCGACGCGGTCGTACGCTTCGAGCAGGTCCTCGAAGCCGCCGCCGGTCTCGAGCACCGCCTCCAGCCCCTCGGCGAGTTCGTCGACCGGGACGCGGACCTGTGCCGTGGTGTCCCGGTCGCGGACCGTCACCGTCGCCGGGTCCGCCTCGACGCTCTCGTGGTCGACGGTCACCGAGAGCGGGGTGCCCACCTCGTCCTGTCGGCGGTAGCGCCGCCCGATGTTGCCGGAGTCGTCGTGGGTGACCGACAGCCCCGCGGCGCGCAGGTCGGCGACGACGTCGTCGGCCAGCGCCTCCAGCGCCGCGTCGCTCACCAGCGGGAAGACGGCCACGTCGGTCGGCGCCACCTCCGGCGACAGCGAGAGGTAGGTCCGCTCCTCGCCGTCGATCAGGTCCTCGTCGTAGCCGTGCGCGATGAGGGTGTAGACCGTGCGGTCGACGCCGAAGGACGGCTCGACCACGTGCGGCGTGACGTGTTCGCCGGCCTCGGTCCGCTCCTCGATCCGGAAGTTGGCCACGTCGGCGTCGACGGTCACGTCCTCGCCGTCGACGGTGACGGTCACCGCGTCGCTCTCGAAGGCCGACGGGTCGCGCTCCGCCAGGTCGCGGAGGGCCTCGGCCACCTCGCCGGCCCGCCCGCCGAACTCCGGCCCGAGGACGCTCATGTCGGGGTCGGCGACCGCCCGCTCGACGGTCCGGGCCTCGTCGTACTGCTCGAAGACGGTGAAGTCGTCGTCGCTGTGTTCGGCGTGTTTCGAGAGGTCGTAGTCGCCGCGGTAGGCGAAGCCGGCGATCTCGATCCAGTCGCCCGCCGTCGGGTCCGCGAGGTCGTCGGCCGCCCCGCTCACCTCGCTCTCCGCGTCCCAGCAGTCCGCGGCGTAGTGCGCGCGCTCCCCGGGGAGGTGCTGGCGGAACCGGAACCGGTCGCCGTCGACGCCGATCCGGTCGTACCACTCCCGGGCGACGCCGAGGTAGTAGGCCACCCAGTCGCTGGCGACGACGCCCTCCTCGACCGCCTCGGCGACCGTGCGCTCGACGTAGCCGCCCTCGGGATCCTCCTGCTCGTCGGCGGGATAGAGCCGGAGGGTGACGTCCGCCACGCGGGAGAGCGGCGGTTCGTCCCCGTCCGGGTGGACGAACTGCTCCAGTTCCGCCTGCGTGAACTCGCGGGTGCGGACGATGCCCTTCCGGGGACTGATCTCGTTGCGGTAGGCGCGGCCGATCTGCGTGATCCCGAACGGGAGCTTGTTGCGGGCGTACTCCTTCAGTCGGGGGAACTCGACGAAGATGCCCTGGGCCGTCTCGGGGCGGAGGTAGCCCGGCTGCCCCGATCCGGGGCCGATGGCCGTCTCGAACATGAGGTTGAACTCCTCGACCGACCGGCCGGCGAGGGGCGCGCCACAGGAGGGACAGGCGATCTCGTACGTCCCGATCAGCTCCTCCACCTCGGGGATCGGCAGGCTCTCGGCCTCCTCGACGTCGGTCGCGTCCTCGATCAGGTGGTCGGCGCGGTGGCTCTCGCCGCACTCCCCACACTCGACGAGCATGTCGTCGAAGCCGTCGAGGTGGCCGGAGGCCTCGAAGACGGGTTCCGGGGCGACCGTCGGCGCCTCGATCTCGTCGTTGCCCTCGCGGACCGTGAAGCGGTCGCGCCACGCCGCCTCGACGTTGCGCTTGAGGGCGGCCCCCTCGGGACCGAAGGTGTAGAAGCCGGCGACGCCGCCGTAAGCCTCGTTCGCGCCGAAGAAGAAGCCGCGTCGCTTCGCGAGTTCGGTGATGGCGCGGGCGTCGCTCATATGCCCTCCAGCAGGTCGACGTCCCGGACGATGCCCGTAAGCGACCCGCCGTCGACCAGCGGCACCTGTTCGATGTCGTTCGAGAGCAGGAGGCGGGCGACCTCCTTGGCCGTCTTGCTCCCGGAGACCGTCACCAGATCCTCGGTCATGAACGTGCTGACGGGTTCGCGCGGAATCTCGACGTTCCGGGTGGGGTAGTAGCGGTTGCCGACGGCCTTGATCCCCTCCCACATCCACTCGTCGTCCTGGTTGGCGATGCTCTCGCCGGTGTCGTCCTCGCCCTCGACGACGCGGGCCACCTCGATGATGTCCACCTCCGTGAGCATCCCCGTCATCTCGCCCTCGTCGTCGAGGACGACCGCGTAGGGGACGTTCGCGTAGTTGATCTCCCGCTCCGCGACCGGCAGCGGCGTCTCGCGGTAGACGGTGTTCACGTCGCGGGTCGCCAGCGCCTCGACCGCCGTCTCGCCGTCGACGTCGCCCCGGGCGATGGCCCGGATCACGTCGGTCACGGTGAGCATGCCGTCGAGGCCGTCGCCGTCGACGACGGGGATCCGGCGGGCCCCCTCCGCGACCATCGTGTGAGCCACCTCCACGAGGTCGGCCCCCGCCGTCGTCGTCGGCACCTCCCGCATCAGGAGGGCCAGTTGATCCTCGTCGGGGTTCTCGATGAGGTCGTCCCGCGAGACCAGACCGCGGTACGCTTCGCCGTCGTCCGTCGGCTTGACGACGGGAACCGAGGAGAAGCCCCGCTCCTGCAGATATTCGAGGGCGTCGTCCCGGGTTCCCGGGAGGTCGACGGTCACGACGTCCGCGCGGGGCGTCATCGCGTCGGCTACGTGCATGCTCCCCGTTCCGCCGCCCACCCTCTAATACTCTGCGAACACCGACTCGCCGTCGGATCGACGGGCGTCCCGCCCACCCGCGCCACCGCTATCCCCTCGCCGTCATATCGACGTATTTATATGAGATTGTCACTACGTACCATACATGGCGCCCGACGTGACGACGGCAGGGGGGAAGGGTTCGGAAGTCATGGCCGCGGTCGACGAGGGTCCAGGGCTCCCGGAGTTCGTCATCGCCGACATTTCCCGGGACGACGCCTGGCTCTCCGTCCCGCTGACCGACGCGACGGGCCTCGACGACTGGCGGTAGTCGCGGCCCTCCGCGACGATCCGCGGGCTTTATTCGCTCGACCCACGCACGAGCAGACATGTCGAGCGACGCCCCCGGGAACGTCCTCTTCGTCGTCATGGACACGGTTCGGGCGGATCACCTGACACCCTACGGCTACGACCGGCCGACGACGCCCGGTCTGGCCGACTTCGCCGACGAGGCCACCGTCTTCGAGGAGGCGGTGGCGCCCGCTCCCTGGACCCTTCCCGTTCACGCCTCCCTCTTTACCGGTCTCTACCCCAGCCAGCACGGCGCCGACCAGGAGAACCCCTATCTGGAGGGCGCCACCACCCTCGCCGAGACGCTGTCGGCGGCCGGCTACGACACCGCGTGTTACTCCTCGAACGCCTGGATCACGCCCTACACCCACCTCACCGACGGCTTCGACCACCAGGACAACTTCTTCGAGGTGATGCCCGGCGACCTGCTCTCCGGTCCCCTCGCCCGCGCGTGGAAGACGATGAACGACAGCGACCGGCTGCGCGCCGTCGCCGACAAACTCGTCTCCCTCGGCAACGTCGCCCACGAGTACCTCGCGGGCGGCGAGGGGGCCGACTCCAAGACGCCCGCCGTGATCGACCGCACCCAGGAGTTCGTCGCCGACTCCGAGGACTGGTTCGCCTTCGTCAACCTGATGGACGCCCACCTCCCCTACCACCCGCCCGACGAGTTCGCCGCGGAGTTCGCCCCCGGCGTCGACTCGACCGCCGTCTGCCAGAACTCCAAGGAGTACAACTCCGGCGCCCGCGACATCGACGCCGACGAGTGGGCCGACATCCGGAACCTCTACGACGCCGAAATCGCCCACATCGACGCCCAGCTCACCCGCCTGTTCGACTGGCTGAAGGACCGTGGCGAGTGGGAGGACACCGCGGTCGTCGTCTGTGCGGACCACGGCGAACTCCACGGCGAACACGACCTCTACGGCCACGAGTTCTGCCTCTACGACCCGCTGGTGAACGTCCCGCTCATGGTCAAACACCCGGCCCTCGACGCCGACCGCCGGACGGACACCGTCGAACTCGTCGACCTGTACCACACCGTCCTCGACGCGCTGGGCGTCGAGGGCGGCGACCCCGCGGCCGCCGGCGACACGGCCGTCGCCCGCGATCCCACCCGTTCCCTGCTGGCCGACGACTACCGCGCCTTCGACGACGCGGCCGATCCGGACCCCGGACAGGCGGCCGCCCCCGGCGGCGAGTTCGGCTTCGTCGAGTACTCCCGGCCGGTGGTCGAACTCAAGCAACTGGAGGAGAAGGCCGCCGACGCCGGCATCGAGATCCCCGAGGACTCCCGGTTCTACGCCCGGATGCGGGCCGCCCGCCGCCCCGACGCGAAGTACGTCCGGATCGACCGGATCGACGACGAGGCCTACCGCCTCGACGCCGATCCCGGCGAGACGACGAACGTCGCGGGCGACGCCGACCCCGCCGTCGAGGCGACGGAGCGGACCCTCGCGGACTTCGAGTCGAGGGTCGGCGGCGCGTGGACCGGCGCCGACGACGCCGACGTGACCGACGACGCCGTCGCCGACATGGACGACGAGGCCCAGGAGCGCCTGCGCGACCTGGGCTATCTGGAGTGACGACCGGTCCGTCTCGCGGCGACGGCTTGCGACCGTCGATCAGCCGTCCGCGTCCGCGAGCCGTCGCACCGCCGTGCTCGCCGCGTCGCTCACGTCGGGGTCCGGGTCGAGGCGGAGATCGCGCAGGCGCGATTCGGCCTCCGTCCCCGCGATCAGTTCCGGTCGCTCGCCGGCGACGTCAGCCAGTCCGCGGGCCGCGTTCGCGACCCGCTCCGCGTCGTCGGCGTCGAGTCGGTCCGCCAGCGTCGCCACGTCGTCCGCGTCGACGTCGGCCACCGACGCCACGTCCAGGTGATCGGTCACGTCGAACGCCGGTTCGGGCTCCGGGTCGCCGTCCACCCCCGCCGCTTCGCTCCCCGCGGGGTCGTCGGCCGAGCCGTCCGCCCCCGGCCGTTCCGGCGGCTCGTCCGCGGGCGGTTCGCCCGGCGGTCGGTCCGACGGCCGCCCGCCGGGACCCGAGGCGGGCGTTCCCCGTCCCGCGGCGTGGCCGGCCGTCTCCGGGGCCGATTCGGCGGGCTGTCCCGCGGTCCGGGGGTCACTCCGGCGGCCGGCCTGTGGGTCGCCGGGAGCGCCGGCGCCGGTTCCACCGGTGCCCTCGCCGCGCCCGGCGGTCGCCGCGCCGGCGTCGCCCGCCGACGCGCGGTCCTCGGCGGTCGCCGACTCGGCGGCCTCCGTCGCCGTGACGCCGCTGATCGCCATCGCGAGTCCGAGGACGGCGACGACGACCAGCGATCCGGCGAAGGGGACGGGAAGCGGAATCGAGAGCGGGAACGGGACCGGTGCCGGGACCGGGAGGTGGGTCGACGCGACGCCGAGCGACACGGGGTCCGACCGCACGGCCGCCGCCGTCACGTCGGGGGCGGCGGTCGTCGCGGCTGGCGTCGACGGCGCGGCGGTGGTCGCCGCCGCCGTCGTCGCCCGCGCCTCGGTCGTCGTCGTCGCCGCCTCGCCGCCCGTATCCAGCGTCAGCGTCCCCTCGTGTTCCCGTCCGTCGGCGTCGACGGCGCGAACGACGACGGTCGTCTCCCCTTCGGCGGTCGGGAGGCGCGCCCGGACGGGGACCCGGTCGGTCACCTCGCCCTCGTGGACGGTGGCCGTCGAGAGCGTCGAGCCGTCCGGCCCCACCGTCTCGACGACGACTCGCGTGACCCGCCCGTCGGTGACCGTCCCCGAGACGGCGACGGAGTCACCCCGGACCTGCGTGGCCTCGCGGTCGATGCTGATGGTCGGGACCAGGTGTCCCCGGTAGTCCAGCGGGACGTCCCACGTCCGGGTGTTGCCGGCCACGTCCGTGGCGATGAGCGTGATCTCCTGGGCGCCGTCGCTCACCCGCGTCGAGAACTCGAAGTCGGCCGCGATGCGCTCCGGGTTGGGCTCGTTCGACGTCTCGGTCAGCACGGACTTCCGTCCGCTTCCCGTGCGGACGCCGAGGCTCTCGACCTTGACGTTGTCGCTGACGACGCCCGCGACTTCGAGCGTGCTCCCGCTTCGCTCGAACCGGTCGATGTCGATCGACGGTCGCGTGTCGTCGACCACGTTCACGGTGATGTCGTGGGTGGCGCGCTGACCGTGGACGTCGATCAGTTCGACCCGCAGGGAGTTTTCCCCCAGTCCGAACAGGATGGGCCGGGAGAAGTTCTCGCCCGGATCCTCGATGCGGTAGGTGGTTCGGTCACGACTCGTCTGGCCGGCGAACTTCCACTCGTAGTTCCGCTCGATCCGCACCATCTGCACGCCGCTCCGGTCGTACAGTTCGCCCGCGATCCGCGTGTCCGCCTCCTCGATGGTCACGGTATCCGACGGCCTCGTGCGATCGGTGGTGAACGGCGACGTGTAACTCACCTCCGGGGCGTCCGAGTCCATCACCACCGTCGCCGTCCGCGTCGTCGTTCCCGATCCCTCCGCGACGACGGTCACCTCGTGTTCGCCGTCGTCGAGGTCGACCGTGGGCGACTCGGAGAACGACTCCGACCCGGGCTGGAACGAGTGGCGGGTCTCGCCGTCGACCCTGACCTCGACCGATTCGATCGTCGCGTCGCCGGACGCCTCGATGCCGATCCGTGGATCGTCGGTGACGGTGATCGATTCGCCGCCCTGGACGGACGTTCCGTCCACCGTGACGCTGAGACTCGGAGCGGCCGCGACGGTCGGCGCGACCCCCGAGACGACGAGCAACACGATCACCGCGGCTACGACGCGTCCCCGTATGCGTCTCCCCATACCATACGGGTGTAGAACCGACTACACTAAGTGTTCCGGACGGGGAGAAACCCGCGGACTCCTCCGCGGTGACCCTAGTCCTCCGTCCAGTAGTAGAGGTCCTCCCGCGGCGCGTCACAGTCCGGACACGCCTCTGGCATGTCGTCGATGTCGCCGACGGCACCACATCGCGAACACCGCCACACCAGTTCCGCCTCCCCGAACTCGTGGCCGGCGCGTTCGTGTTCGATGGACAGCGCCTCGATCCCCTCCCGCGTCGTGACGAAGAAGCCGTCCTCGTCGAAGCCGCGGATCGTCCCAAGCGCCGTCCCCTCGCTGTCGTACACCGTCCGTCCGACGGTGAGGTCGCTCTCTCCACCCATACCCGACCTTCGGGCTCGGGCGGATTAATGGTTACTCGGCTGATTGGTGGCCCCGCGGGGAGTCCGGCCCGTCGTCGGTGCGGCGCGGGAGGGTCGGAGCGATCCGCAACCTCTTTTCTCCTACCGGCGGATCCGAGGGTATGAGACTCACCGATCGCGACGTCGTGATCACGGGCGGCGCCGGACTCATCGGCACCCACCTCGCGGAGACGCTCGTCCCCGACAACCGCGTCGTCGTCGCCGACGACCTCTCGAAGGGGAGCGCCGAGTACGTGCCGGACGACGCCGAACTCGTCCGCGCCGACGTGACCGACCGGGACGACGTCGCCGACGTCATCACCCCCGACGTCGACGTCGTCTTCCACCTCGCGGCGTACACGGACACGAACCACGACCGCCCCCGACAACTGTTCGAGGAGAACGCCGCGATGACCTACAACGTCCTCGAACGGATGGACGAGGTCGGGGTCTCGAACCTCGCCTTTACCTCCTCCTCGACGGTCTACGGCGAGGCCCCGCGGCCGACGCCCGAGGATTACGCCCCGCTCGAACCCATCTCGGTGTACGGGGCCGCGAAACTCGCCGACGAGGCGCTCCTCTCGACGTACGCCCACTCCCACGGCATGACGGTCTGGTGTTTCAGGTTCGCCAACATCGTCGGCCCGCACCAGCGTGGTAACGTCATCCCCGACTTCGTCGAGAAACTCGTCGCGGATCCGGACACCCTCGAGATCCTCGGCGACGGCCGCCAGGAGAAGTCCTACCTCCACGTCGAGGAGTGCGTCGACGCCATCCGACACGTCGTCGAGCACGCGGACGACGACCTGAACGTCTACAACCTGGGGACGCGGACGACCACCTCGGTCACCCGCATCGCCGACATCGTCGCCGAGCGGATGGGGCTCGATCCGGTCTACGAGTTCACCGGCGGCGACCGCGGGTGGACGGGCGACGTCCCCAAGATGCGACTCTCCGTCGAGAAGCTGTCCGCGCTGGGGTGGGACCCCGACCTGTCGAGCGACGAGGCCGTTCGGCGCGCGACCGACCAGCTGGTCGCCGAAATCGCTGGCGGCGACGCCGGCGCGGACGCGTGAGCGCCGCCCCGCCGCTCACATGAAGTCGTCGAGCCGCGACGGCTTGTTCCGGTCGTTCTCGAAGACGCTCTCGAGGCTCTTCTCGAGCACTTCCAGCCGCTGTTTCGTGTACGGCCGACAGTCGAACTCCTCGGCCACCTCGATGGCGGTGTCCATGTACTTGTTCACCGACCCCTCGTGGACGGTGAGGTTGACCCGGCCGCCACACTCCCGGCAGTCCCCCGACAGCGGCATCCGCCGGTAGGACGTCCCGCAGTCCAGACACCGCGTCTCCTGCCGGGAGAACGCCCGGAGGTTCCCGATCAGGTCCGGGAGGAAGTGGTACTCGATGACCCGCTCGGCCACGTCCGTCTCGTCCACCGCGCGGAGCTTCCGCGCCAGGTTCAACTGGGCGTCCATCTTCTCCATCATCGACCCCAGCGTCTTGTACGCCGAGAGGTCCGGTCCCAGCGCGATGTTCGAGGTGTCGTGGGTGTGGTCGAAGCCGTGGTACTCCGACTCCGTCCCCAGCGACGCCTCCGCGATTTCGACGTCCACCGCCTCCGGGTCGGCCATCTCGCGGGTCGCCTCGTAGAACTCCTGTGGATACTCCCGCACCACGTC encodes the following:
- a CDS encoding DUF7556 family protein, with the protein product MAPDVTTAGGKGSEVMAAVDEGPGLPEFVIADISRDDAWLSVPLTDATGLDDWR
- a CDS encoding sulfatase; the encoded protein is MSSDAPGNVLFVVMDTVRADHLTPYGYDRPTTPGLADFADEATVFEEAVAPAPWTLPVHASLFTGLYPSQHGADQENPYLEGATTLAETLSAAGYDTACYSSNAWITPYTHLTDGFDHQDNFFEVMPGDLLSGPLARAWKTMNDSDRLRAVADKLVSLGNVAHEYLAGGEGADSKTPAVIDRTQEFVADSEDWFAFVNLMDAHLPYHPPDEFAAEFAPGVDSTAVCQNSKEYNSGARDIDADEWADIRNLYDAEIAHIDAQLTRLFDWLKDRGEWEDTAVVVCADHGELHGEHDLYGHEFCLYDPLVNVPLMVKHPALDADRRTDTVELVDLYHTVLDALGVEGGDPAAAGDTAVARDPTRSLLADDYRAFDDAADPDPGQAAAPGGEFGFVEYSRPVVELKQLEEKAADAGIEIPEDSRFYARMRAARRPDAKYVRIDRIDDEAYRLDADPGETTNVAGDADPAVEATERTLADFESRVGGAWTGADDADVTDDAVADMDDEAQERLRDLGYLE
- a CDS encoding formate/nitrite transporter family protein, producing the protein MYDDELADIADAAAAQVELIDKRLPAYLIHAAMAGAYIGLAIVLVFVFGTSLLGTPFEPLTGIVMAATFGLALSLVLIAGSELFTGNAMIMGVGALEGATDWFDLGRVWTYSWIGNLFGSVLVAGMAAYGGVFADSTLVASVGATKMTLTPLELFIQAVFCNWLVVLAVWCNFRLENAVAKLVMVWWCLLAFIGAGFEHSVANMTVLTLANLLPHSTAAVSWGGWLYNISIVTVGNAFAGVVMMGAAYWYINESYKLELPSGSPATPNFSSADDD
- a CDS encoding NAD-dependent epimerase/dehydratase family protein, which codes for MRLTDRDVVITGGAGLIGTHLAETLVPDNRVVVADDLSKGSAEYVPDDAELVRADVTDRDDVADVITPDVDVVFHLAAYTDTNHDRPRQLFEENAAMTYNVLERMDEVGVSNLAFTSSSTVYGEAPRPTPEDYAPLEPISVYGAAKLADEALLSTYAHSHGMTVWCFRFANIVGPHQRGNVIPDFVEKLVADPDTLEILGDGRQEKSYLHVEECVDAIRHVVEHADDDLNVYNLGTRTTTSVTRIADIVAERMGLDPVYEFTGGDRGWTGDVPKMRLSVEKLSALGWDPDLSSDEAVRRATDQLVAEIAGGDAGADA
- a CDS encoding DUF7130 family rubredoxin-like protein, encoding MGGESDLTVGRTVYDSEGTALGTIRGFDEDGFFVTTREGIEALSIEHERAGHEFGEAELVWRCSRCGAVGDIDDMPEACPDCDAPREDLYYWTED
- a CDS encoding CBS domain-containing protein → MHVADAMTPRADVVTVDLPGTRDDALEYLQERGFSSVPVVKPTDDGEAYRGLVSRDDLIENPDEDQLALLMREVPTTTAGADLVEVAHTMVAEGARRIPVVDGDGLDGMLTVTDVIRAIARGDVDGETAVEALATRDVNTVYRETPLPVAEREINYANVPYAVVLDDEGEMTGMLTEVDIIEVARVVEGEDDTGESIANQDDEWMWEGIKAVGNRYYPTRNVEIPREPVSTFMTEDLVTVSGSKTAKEVARLLLSNDIEQVPLVDGGSLTGIVRDVDLLEGI
- the glyS gene encoding glycine--tRNA ligase, whose translation is MSDARAITELAKRRGFFFGANEAYGGVAGFYTFGPEGAALKRNVEAAWRDRFTVREGNDEIEAPTVAPEPVFEASGHLDGFDDMLVECGECGESHRADHLIEDATDVEEAESLPIPEVEELIGTYEIACPSCGAPLAGRSVEEFNLMFETAIGPGSGQPGYLRPETAQGIFVEFPRLKEYARNKLPFGITQIGRAYRNEISPRKGIVRTREFTQAELEQFVHPDGDEPPLSRVADVTLRLYPADEQEDPEGGYVERTVAEAVEEGVVASDWVAYYLGVAREWYDRIGVDGDRFRFRQHLPGERAHYAADCWDAESEVSGAADDLADPTAGDWIEIAGFAYRGDYDLSKHAEHSDDDFTVFEQYDEARTVERAVADPDMSVLGPEFGGRAGEVAEALRDLAERDPSAFESDAVTVTVDGEDVTVDADVANFRIEERTEAGEHVTPHVVEPSFGVDRTVYTLIAHGYDEDLIDGEERTYLSLSPEVAPTDVAVFPLVSDAALEALADDVVADLRAAGLSVTHDDSGNIGRRYRRQDEVGTPLSVTVDHESVEADPATVTVRDRDTTAQVRVPVDELAEGLEAVLETGGGFEDLLEAYDRVETDVTRS
- a CDS encoding nitrite/sulfite reductase, whose amino-acid sequence is MSNEKETWKEGMYGDEVREKLVEFAEEGWESIPEEERDKWFSRFKFWGVFHQRDGQESYFMMRLTNANGQLTAEQLRAIGEVAREYATGPVDNPEFGDAWIDLTTRQSIQLHWINLEDVPAIWEKLESVGVTTRSSGGDTMRNIVGCPVAGKDEAQLIETSDLLERLQEDLRGDDALANMPRKFNISVTGCREGCAQDAINGIGLEPAEKEIDGEVVTGFNVRIGGGLGGREPRRARDLDVFVRRENAYHVVRGFVELYHEHGRRDNRQQNRSRFFVDEEGTEAIRDLLQAEYVDVDLHRRGRNFREEYTYNAGRPPEAGKHDHVGVHEQPSGDYYVGLSVPVGRLTARETIALADLAEAYGSGEIRLTRRQNPLVMDVDEESVDVLLDEPLLSTHRPEPTPFERGGMACTGTEFCGLALTETKLRLTRTLRWLNENVEVPDDVETIKIHYSGCTADCGHAYTADIGLQGMRAQKDGEIVEALDVGVGGGLGPHPGFVEWVSQRVPADEVPGAIRSLIGAFSAHREEGQTFREWVEAFGTEPIVDLCEPEETDYEDPYMHDAKQSWYPFAEGESPAPTTVDDVPISSD
- a CDS encoding dolichol kinase, whose amino-acid sequence is MGGELRRRAVHASGTGLPALYLLDLVEWRTLGLLLVVGSVVAGVLEAVRLLVGLDWAVYEALTREYERDNVAGYALYMFSMTAVAWVFDPRIAVPGMLMLTVGDPVSGLLGTNEAGRAKRVGVLAAMFAVCFSLAALVLAAHVALPTALLAAAVGGAGATLADGYTPVIGGYVIDDNLTIPPVAAVGIWAVLRLVG